In the genome of Acidovorax sp. 69, the window ATCCACGCTGGCGCCCGAAGTGGCCGATGAGATCAAGCGCAAGGAAAAAGCGTATTCGCAGCGGTTGCAGCAGGACGGCAAGTGGCGCCACCTGTGGCGCGTCGTCGGCGAATACGCCAACGTGAGCATCTTCGATGTGGCCAGCAACGACGAACTGCATACCGTCCTCAGCGGCCTGCCGCTGTTCCCGTACATGCAGATCAAGGTGACGCCGCTGGCCAACCACCCGTCGTCGATCACGCAGGAATAAGACCCACGAAGAGGCAATGCGCCCCTTCCCTTTTTGTCCACCCACAAGAGTTCGAGGAAACAACATGACCACCTTCCATAACAGCACCCGCCGCACCTTGCTTGCCGCACTGGCGATTGCAGCCGTGGGCACCGTGCCCACCACGGCCTTCGCACAGGCCTACCCCAGCAAGCCGGTCACCATCATCGTTCCGTTCGCAGCCGGTGGCACCACCGACATCCTCGCGCGCATCATCGGCCAGGCGTTGACCACTGAACTGGGCCAATCGGTCATCGTGGACAACCGTGCAGGCGCTGGAGGCAACATCGGCGGTTCGCTGGCCGCCAAGGCCCCGGCCGACGGCTACACGCTGTTCATGGGCACAGTGGGCACGCACGCCATCAACGCCAGCCTGTACAAGAAGATGCCGTTTGACCCGGTCAAGGACTTTGCACCTTTGACCCGCGTGGCCAACGTGCCCAACCTGCTGGTGGCCAACCCCGCCCAGCCGTTCAAGACCGTGCCCGAGCTGATCGCCTACGCCAAGGCCAACCCCGGCAAGCTCAACTTTGGTTCGTCGGGCAGCGGCAGCTCCATCCACCTGTCGGGTGAGCTGTTCAAGTCGATGGCCAAGGTGGACATGGTGCATGTGCCCTACAAGGGCAGCGCCCCGGCCGTGACCGACCTGCTGGGCAACCAGATCGGCATCATGTTCGACAACATGCCCTCGGCCATTCAGCATGTGCGTAGCGGCAAGCTGGTGCCCATTGCGGTGACCACCGCCAAGCGCTCGCCAGAGCTGCCCAACGTGCCCACCATCGCAGAAGCAGGCGTGCCGGGTTACGAGGCCACGTCGTGGTTCGGCATGTTCGCCCCCGCAGGCACGCCCGCGCCAGTGCTGGCCCGGCTGAACACCGCGCTGGTCAAGGTGCTGGGCCAGGCCGATGTGAAGAAGAAGATCAACGACCAGGGCGCCGAAGCCATGAGCGAAACGCCTGCGCAGTTTGCCGCCTTTATCCAGGCCGAGTCCATCAAGTGGGGCAAGGTCGTGAAAGAGTCGGGTGCTAGCCTGGACTAAGCCCCGCACAGGCTCTCAGTAGCTACTAAATAGATAGCTGCTACCGCATATATATCAAGCGGTAGCAGCTATTTTTACTTTGCATCCATGCGTCCGGGCTTACTGCACCCGGTACACCCGCCCCGTTTGCGCGCCTTCCACGCTGCGCTGGTAGGCCAGGGCGGCGCGTTCGGCAGGAACGGTCTCGAACCCCGGGAAGAACGGTCCATAGACTCCGGCCGACTCCGTGAGGATGGTGGGGCTGACCGCGTTGATGCGCAGCCCGCGTGGCAACTCAATGGCGGCGGCCGCCACAAAGCCTTCGATGGCGGCATTCACTGCCGTGGCACTGGCGCCGTTGCGGATGGGCTCGGTGCCCAGGATGCCGCTGATGAGCGTGATGGAGCCACCATCGTTCAGGTATTTGTGGCCCAACAGCGCCAGTTGCACCTGGCCCAGCAGCTTGTCTTGCAGGCCCAGGTTGAACTGCTCGGCCGTCATCTCGGTCAGTGGCCCGAAATGCAGGTTGCCGGCTGTGCTGACGATGGCATCCACCCGGCCCACCGCCGCAAATAGCGCGACCAGTGATGGGGGCTGTGAGAGGTCCGCACGGTGCGCGCCACTGTTGCGGCCCACGGTGATGACCTCATGGCGTGCGCCCAGGTTGGCCAGCACGGCCTGGCCGATGGTGCCGCTGGCGCCGATGAGAAGAATCTTGGACATGGTGTTTTCCTTGCGTGTGAAAAAGGGTTGAAGAAGAACTGACAACCCGATTCTTTTGCTAATCAATTAATGTATAAAGTACGTGGAAGTTATGCTTGTGCTAACTTTTGATTAGGAATATGGGGAGTTGCCATGGACAAGCTGCGCAACATGGAGGTCATGGTGGCCGTGGTCGAGGCGGGCAGCTTTGCTGCCGCCGCGCGCCAGTTGCAGGTATCGGCCGTGATGGTGGGCAAGCACATCCAGCAGTTGGAGGCGCACCTGGGCGCGCGCCTGTTCCAGCGCAGCACGCGCCAGAACAGCCTGACCGAGGTGGGCGCCGCCTTCTACGACGACAGCAAACGCGTGCTGGAGCAAGTGCGCTGGGCCGAGTCAGCCGTGGAGCGCAGCCGCGCCGTGCCGCAGGGCTTGCTGCGGGTGAGCGCGCCGTTCACGCTGGGCAACCACGTCATTGCACCGCTGGTGGCTGACTTTCTACAGCGCCACGAGCAGGTGCGCGTGGACCTGCAGCTCACCGACAGCGTGGTGGACCTGGCGGGCGAAGGTTTTGATGTGGCGGTGCGCATCGGCCAGGTGGTGAACGAGGGCCTGGTGGCGCGCCCGCTGCGCCCCTACCGCATGGTGATTGCCGCAGCACCCGCGTACCT includes:
- a CDS encoding tripartite tricarboxylate transporter substrate binding protein, giving the protein MTTFHNSTRRTLLAALAIAAVGTVPTTAFAQAYPSKPVTIIVPFAAGGTTDILARIIGQALTTELGQSVIVDNRAGAGGNIGGSLAAKAPADGYTLFMGTVGTHAINASLYKKMPFDPVKDFAPLTRVANVPNLLVANPAQPFKTVPELIAYAKANPGKLNFGSSGSGSSIHLSGELFKSMAKVDMVHVPYKGSAPAVTDLLGNQIGIMFDNMPSAIQHVRSGKLVPIAVTTAKRSPELPNVPTIAEAGVPGYEATSWFGMFAPAGTPAPVLARLNTALVKVLGQADVKKKINDQGAEAMSETPAQFAAFIQAESIKWGKVVKESGASLD
- the catC gene encoding muconolactone Delta-isomerase, coding for MLFMVEMIVQIPSTLAPEVADEIKRKEKAYSQRLQQDGKWRHLWRVVGEYANVSIFDVASNDELHTVLSGLPLFPYMQIKVTPLANHPSSITQE
- a CDS encoding short chain dehydrogenase, producing MSKILLIGASGTIGQAVLANLGARHEVITVGRNSGAHRADLSQPPSLVALFAAVGRVDAIVSTAGNLHFGPLTEMTAEQFNLGLQDKLLGQVQLALLGHKYLNDGGSITLISGILGTEPIRNGASATAVNAAIEGFVAAAAIELPRGLRINAVSPTILTESAGVYGPFFPGFETVPAERAALAYQRSVEGAQTGRVYRVQ
- a CDS encoding LysR family transcriptional regulator, whose amino-acid sequence is MDKLRNMEVMVAVVEAGSFAAAARQLQVSAVMVGKHIQQLEAHLGARLFQRSTRQNSLTEVGAAFYDDSKRVLEQVRWAESAVERSRAVPQGLLRVSAPFTLGNHVIAPLVADFLQRHEQVRVDLQLTDSVVDLAGEGFDVAVRIGQVVNEGLVARPLRPYRMVIAAAPAYLQRHGTPERAADLARHQCLSHSVWQRRVEWTLRDGSEEFFWPGHARFVCNQGDGLRQAALRGLGLIMQPEVLLADDLASGALVPVMQPCLPAPRPVQLVYAPDRRQLPKLVRFVECVMGALGVDGR